From a region of the Arachis ipaensis cultivar K30076 chromosome B09, Araip1.1, whole genome shotgun sequence genome:
- the LOC107619118 gene encoding uncharacterized protein LOC107619118 isoform X1, with protein MASSSRKPHDHCKGSADTAQVGSERQELVHDEEETCLDTVIEANDFDRDNVDKCVGLADSFVESEVLRAEDVLHMEFNNPEEASRFYNEYGQARGFSIRQGKKIKNSKGEFVRYTYLCNREGFRDKKWLEKTDRKREHKVVTRCGCLAEMRIKRKAESGKWYVSRFVDEHNHEAVPARYLLGPERVDVNQTGDMTALYRTRLLRMASSSRKLHDHCKRSADTIQVGSERQDLVDDEEETSLDTVNEADGFDGDNVDKCVRLDNGFIESEVLRAEDVLHMEFNNPEEASRFYNEYGRAKGFAIRQGKKIKNSKGEFVRYTYLCNREGFRDKKWLDKSDRKRDHKAVTRCGCLAEMRIKRKAGSGKWYVSRFVDEHNHEAVPPRYLLGPGRVVNQTGDMTALYRTRVDAFVHLCKRLAKAACLTDEDYKLYTDRILRDTILLEIKNGLGVEVVRGSNVNAEVAKDPIHVGTKGTGCANEASGSKGTKKRKCSTWGRRGHRRTRFPNGSPSAALPGEDAVQDRTGHRLQNGVMGQQEFVKRKRTVDLLPPVSFAKFL; from the exons ATGGCTTCCTCCAGCAGAAAGCCGCATGATCATTGCAAAGGGAGTGCTGACACAGCCCAAGTTGGGAGTGAAAGGCAGGAGCTTGTTCATGATGAAGAG GAAACATGCTTGGACACGGTGATTGAAGCCAATGACTTCGACAGGGACAATGTTGACAAGTGTGTAGGGTTGGCCGACAGCTTTGTAGAGTCTGAAGTACTTCGAGCTGAGGATGTGCTACATATGGAGTTCAACAATCCGGAGGAAGCTAGTCGCTTCTATAATGAGTATGGACAAGCTAGGGGTTTCTCTATAAGGCAGGGAAAGAAGATAAAAAACAGTAAAGGGGAATTTGTTCGATACACCTATCTCTGCAACAGAGAAGGATTTAGAGACAAGAAGTGGTTGGAGAAAACTGATCGCAAGAGGGAGCACAAGGTTGTAACCCGTTGCGGCTGTCTTGCCGAAATGAGGATTAAGAGGAAAGCTGAGAGTGGGAAATGGTATGTGTCGCGCTTTGTGGACGAACATAACCATGAGGCTGTTCCAGCAAGGTACCTGTTGGGACCGGAAAGAGTTGATGTCAATCAAACTGGTGACATGACAGCATTGTACAGAACCAGATT GTTGAGAATGGCTTCCTCTAGCAGAAAGCTGCATGATCATTGCAAAAGGAGTGCTGACACAATCCAAGTTGGGAGTGAAAGGCAGGACCTTGTTGATGATGAAGAG GAAACATCCTTGGACACAGTGAATGAAGCCGATGGCTTCGATGGGGACAATGTTGACAAGTGTGTAAGGTTGGACAATGGCTTTATAGAGTCTGAAGTCCTTCGAGCTGAGGATGTACTACATATGGAGTTCAATAATCCTGAGGAAGCTAGTCGCTTCTATAATGAGTACGGGCGAGCTAAGGGTTTTGCTATAAGGCAGGGAAAGAAGATAAAAAACAGTAAAGGGGAATTTGTTCGGTACACTTATCTCTGCAACAGAGAAGGATTTAGAGACAAGAAGTGGTTGGACAAAAGTGATCGAAAGAGGGACCACAAGGCTGTAACCCGTTGCGGCTGTCTTGCTGAAATGAGGATTAAGAGAAAAGCTGGGAGTGGGAAATGGTATGTGTCGCGGTTTGTTGACGAACATAACCATGAGGCTGTTCCACCAAGGTACCTGTTGGGACCGGGAAGAGTTGTCAATCAAACTGGCGACATGACAGCGTTGTACAGAACCAGAGTGGATGCATTTGTGCATCTGTGTAAGCGTTTAGCAAAGGCAGCTTGCTTGACGGATGAGGACTACAAGTTGTATACCGATAGGATTTTGAGAGATACAATTTTATTAGAAATCAAGAACGGGTTGGGTGTTGAGGTCGTGAGAGGAAGTAATGTCAATGCTGAGGTAGCAAAGGATCCAATCCACGTGGGGACAAAGGGAACAGGCTGTGCCAACGAAGCATCTGGTTCAAAGGGAACAAAGAAACGCAAGTGCAGCACCTGGGGCCGTCGCGGGCATCGCAGGACTAGGTTCCCGAATGGGTCACCATCAGCTGCATTGCCTGGTGAAGATGCTGTACAAGACCGCACGGGCCACAGGCTTCAAAAT GGAGTGATGGGTCAGCAAGAATTTGTGAAGCGGAAAAGGACAGTTGACCTTCTTCCTCCGGTGTCGTTTGCCAAGTTTCTTTGA
- the LOC107619118 gene encoding uncharacterized protein LOC107619118 isoform X2, whose protein sequence is MASSSRKPHDHCKGSADTAQVGSERQELVHDEEETCLDTVIEANDFDRDNVDKCVGLADSFVESEVLRAEDVLHMEFNNPEEASRFYNEYGQARGFSIRQGKKIKNSKGEFVRYTYLCNREGFRDKKWLEKTDRKREHKVVTRCGCLAEMRIKRKAESGKWYVSRFVDEHNHEAVPARYLLGPERVDVNQTGDMTALYRTRLLRMASSSRKLHDHCKRSADTIQVGSERQDLVDDEEETSLDTVNEADGFDGDNVDKCVRLDNGFIESEVLRAEDVLHMEFNNPEEASRFYNEYGRAKGFAIRQGKKIKNSKGEFVRYTYLCNREGFRDKKWLDKSDRKRDHKAVTRCGCLAEMRIKRKAGSGKWYVSRFVDEHNHEAVPPRYLLGPGRVVNQTGDMTALYRTRVDAFVHLCKRLAKAACLTDEDYKLYTDRILRDTILLEIKNGLGVEVVRGSNVNAEVAKDPIHVGTKGTGCANEASGSKGTKKRKCSTWGRRGHRRTRFPNGSPSAALPGEDAVQDRTGHRLQNVRIGFFDILILCGS, encoded by the exons ATGGCTTCCTCCAGCAGAAAGCCGCATGATCATTGCAAAGGGAGTGCTGACACAGCCCAAGTTGGGAGTGAAAGGCAGGAGCTTGTTCATGATGAAGAG GAAACATGCTTGGACACGGTGATTGAAGCCAATGACTTCGACAGGGACAATGTTGACAAGTGTGTAGGGTTGGCCGACAGCTTTGTAGAGTCTGAAGTACTTCGAGCTGAGGATGTGCTACATATGGAGTTCAACAATCCGGAGGAAGCTAGTCGCTTCTATAATGAGTATGGACAAGCTAGGGGTTTCTCTATAAGGCAGGGAAAGAAGATAAAAAACAGTAAAGGGGAATTTGTTCGATACACCTATCTCTGCAACAGAGAAGGATTTAGAGACAAGAAGTGGTTGGAGAAAACTGATCGCAAGAGGGAGCACAAGGTTGTAACCCGTTGCGGCTGTCTTGCCGAAATGAGGATTAAGAGGAAAGCTGAGAGTGGGAAATGGTATGTGTCGCGCTTTGTGGACGAACATAACCATGAGGCTGTTCCAGCAAGGTACCTGTTGGGACCGGAAAGAGTTGATGTCAATCAAACTGGTGACATGACAGCATTGTACAGAACCAGATT GTTGAGAATGGCTTCCTCTAGCAGAAAGCTGCATGATCATTGCAAAAGGAGTGCTGACACAATCCAAGTTGGGAGTGAAAGGCAGGACCTTGTTGATGATGAAGAG GAAACATCCTTGGACACAGTGAATGAAGCCGATGGCTTCGATGGGGACAATGTTGACAAGTGTGTAAGGTTGGACAATGGCTTTATAGAGTCTGAAGTCCTTCGAGCTGAGGATGTACTACATATGGAGTTCAATAATCCTGAGGAAGCTAGTCGCTTCTATAATGAGTACGGGCGAGCTAAGGGTTTTGCTATAAGGCAGGGAAAGAAGATAAAAAACAGTAAAGGGGAATTTGTTCGGTACACTTATCTCTGCAACAGAGAAGGATTTAGAGACAAGAAGTGGTTGGACAAAAGTGATCGAAAGAGGGACCACAAGGCTGTAACCCGTTGCGGCTGTCTTGCTGAAATGAGGATTAAGAGAAAAGCTGGGAGTGGGAAATGGTATGTGTCGCGGTTTGTTGACGAACATAACCATGAGGCTGTTCCACCAAGGTACCTGTTGGGACCGGGAAGAGTTGTCAATCAAACTGGCGACATGACAGCGTTGTACAGAACCAGAGTGGATGCATTTGTGCATCTGTGTAAGCGTTTAGCAAAGGCAGCTTGCTTGACGGATGAGGACTACAAGTTGTATACCGATAGGATTTTGAGAGATACAATTTTATTAGAAATCAAGAACGGGTTGGGTGTTGAGGTCGTGAGAGGAAGTAATGTCAATGCTGAGGTAGCAAAGGATCCAATCCACGTGGGGACAAAGGGAACAGGCTGTGCCAACGAAGCATCTGGTTCAAAGGGAACAAAGAAACGCAAGTGCAGCACCTGGGGCCGTCGCGGGCATCGCAGGACTAGGTTCCCGAATGGGTCACCATCAGCTGCATTGCCTGGTGAAGATGCTGTACAAGACCGCACGGGCCACAGGCTTCAAAAT GTTCGTATCGGGTTTTTTGACATACTGATTTTGTGTGGCAGTTAG